One stretch of Microbispora sp. ZYX-F-249 DNA includes these proteins:
- a CDS encoding helix-turn-helix transcriptional regulator, with the protein MHGELGRFLRSRRARIRPEDAGLPAHGRRRVSGLRREEVALLAGMSVEYYIRLEQERVRNVSDEVLDAVARVLRLDGTERAHLRRLLRPPDDRRAPLAHVRPGVRMLLDAADSVPAFVLGPRMDVLAWNALADAVTGFSDMPAGERNMARQTFLTPRARSLYRDWAAVAAEIISYLRLYAGRHPDDPLLGPLVADLSADPDFARLWEEHPVAEKTFGVKLLRHPELGDLDFAYETLALPGDPDLLVVMYTADPVSPTGRVLNRLREAREPGVREAAAAG; encoded by the coding sequence ATGCATGGTGAGCTGGGACGGTTTCTGCGCTCCCGCCGGGCCCGGATCCGGCCCGAGGACGCCGGCCTCCCGGCACACGGGCGCCGGCGTGTCAGCGGGCTGCGGCGCGAGGAGGTCGCACTGCTCGCGGGCATGAGCGTGGAGTACTACATCCGCCTGGAGCAGGAGCGCGTCCGCAACGTCTCCGACGAGGTGCTCGACGCGGTCGCCCGGGTGCTGCGCCTGGACGGCACCGAGCGGGCGCACCTGCGCCGCCTCCTCCGGCCGCCGGACGACCGGCGGGCTCCCCTCGCCCATGTCCGGCCCGGGGTGCGGATGCTCCTGGACGCGGCCGACTCCGTGCCGGCGTTCGTCCTCGGGCCCCGGATGGACGTGCTCGCCTGGAACGCCCTCGCCGACGCGGTCACCGGTTTTTCGGACATGCCCGCAGGCGAGCGCAACATGGCCCGCCAGACGTTCCTTACGCCGCGGGCGCGCTCGCTCTACCGCGACTGGGCGGCCGTGGCCGCCGAGATCATCTCCTATCTGCGCCTGTACGCCGGGAGGCACCCGGACGACCCGTTGCTGGGCCCGCTCGTCGCCGACCTGTCCGCCGATCCCGATTTCGCCCGGCTGTGGGAGGAGCACCCGGTGGCCGAGAAGACCTTCGGCGTCAAGCTGCTGCGCCACCCGGAGCTCGGTGATCTGGACTTCGCGTACGAGACGCTGGCCCTGCCCGGGGACCCCGACCTGCTGGTCGTCATGTACACCGCCGATCCGGTCTCCCCGACCGGCCGTGTTCTGAACCGGCTCCGCGAGGCCCGCGAACCGGGCGTACGGGAGGCGGCGGCCGCGGGCTGA